From Camelina sativa cultivar DH55 chromosome 20, Cs, whole genome shotgun sequence, the proteins below share one genomic window:
- the LOC109131274 gene encoding RNA-binding protein rsd1-like, which produces MPHRGKKRKVGPNVTQRATGAPPNRRPNTLPSRYNFTPAGQDPPPLQTPEAQVSGLQRQSPAQIRNYPPPQQLFQNSSTHPPPPELHRTPSEEVHFNPRTQGRSRDVSPPSPVRPSQTQGRSQARSQARSQDRSREVSPPSPVRRSQTQARSQSHPSHPSSQGNNFEEESSPVLPELQSNVLHALNALLVVPDRDKFTTVLSPTPVPNTQWFTRDKGSKLVRKITKILQNKFEGPFYTFIHSLHT; this is translated from the exons ATGCCACATCgagggaagaagaggaaggttgGTCCTAACGTTACTCAGAGAGCGACGGGGGCACCACCAAATCGACGGCCTAATACTCTGCCCAGTCGGTACAACTTCACGCCGGCGGgacaagatcctcctcctctgcaGACGCCTGAAGCACAAGTCAGCGGTTTGCAACGACAGTCTCCAGCCCAGATCCGGAACTATCCTCCGCCGCAACAACTTTTTCAGAACTCGTCTACACATCCACCTCCACCCGAGCTACACCGGACTCCTTCAGAAGAAGTCCACTTCAATCCACGGACTCAGGGAAGAAGTCGGGATGTCTCTCCGCCTTCTCCAGTTCGACCCTCTCAAACTCAGGGGAGAAGTCAGGCGAGAAGTCAGGCGAGAAGTCAGGACAGAAGTCGGGAAGTCTCTCCACCTTCTCCTGTTCGACGCTCTCAAACTCAGGCGAGAAGTCAGTCGCATCCATCGCATCCATCTTCTCAAGGGAACAACTTTGAAGAAGAATCTTCTCCGGTGTTGCCCGAACTACAGTCGAATGTGTTGCATGCTCTAAATGCATTGCTTGTGGTTCCAGACAGGGATAAGTTCACCACTGTCCTCTCTCCCACACCCGTACCGAACACCCAATG GTTTACTCGTGACAAAGGATCGaaacttgttcggaagattactaaaattcttcaaaacaaattcgaaggtcccttctaca CTTTCATACATAGCCTTCATACATAg
- the LOC109131275 gene encoding uncharacterized protein LOC109131275, with translation MVSGVRTSRVQPNWIGDTLWMTMEDYWDTEEAQQRSKTYSDARMSDRNGLGPHVHLSGPKSYRQLQDEMVEELGREVRLGEVFIKAHTKPDGTYVDRKAEKIAGTYEKTVQERLSQLEAESFAVSDGESRPRDLTTEEYTEIFLESTEKDTRGTPYGVGSLKDCLVNGKHKQACGSSTFVALEEQLKEAQRMIEEQAAQLRRRDAETAVREAEQSKVIAAQKDKIDHLSIVEEFLMKNDPRFENFVASKQTTTEPLPQDDPAPTPSTAA, from the exons ATGGTTAGCGGTGTGAGGACTAGTCGAGTTCAACCAAACTGGATTGGCGACACTCTCTGGATGACGATGGAGGATTACtgggacactgaagaagcacaacagAGGAGTAAAACCTACTCTGATGcccgtatgtctgaccgtaacgGCCTAGGTCCTCACGTACACCTCTCAGGGCCAAAGTCGTATCGACAGCTTCAAGACGAAATG GttgaggaattgggaagagaagtcCGACTTGGTGAGGTGTTTATCAAGGCACATACAAAGCCTGATGGTACATATGTTGATCGGAAGGCAGAGAAGATTGCAGGAACTTATGAGAAGACTGTTcaagagaggttgtctcagCTGGAGGCAGAGTCTTTTGCTGTGTCAGATGGAGAATCACGGCCACGGGACCTCACAACAGAAGAATATACAGAAATTTTCCTTGag tCCACTGAGAAAGATACAAGAGGAACACcttatggagttggaagcctcaaggacTGCCTTGTCAATGGAAAGCATAAGCAAGCATGTGGCTCTTCTACCTTTGTGGCTCTCGAAGAACAGTTGAAGGAAGCTCAACGAATGATAGAAGAACAGGCTGCTCAACTGCGGAGGCGTGATGCAGAAACAGCTGTGCGTGAAGCTGAGCAATCCAAAGTTATTGCTGCCCAGAAGGACAAGATTGACCATTTATCAATCGTCGAGGAGTTTCTGATGAAAAATGATCCGCGGTTTGAGAATTTCGTTGCAAGCAAACAGACAACCACAGAACCTCTTCCCCAAGATGATCCAGCTCCAACTCCATCAACCGCTGCTTAA